From Cuculus canorus isolate bCucCan1 chromosome 7, bCucCan1.pri, whole genome shotgun sequence, one genomic window encodes:
- the NOLC1 gene encoding nucleolar and coiled-body phosphoprotein 1, translating to MAERRAVPSDLFPFVLAFLRENRFEGAARAFAKEAAAKEQDPNAASLLDIFSYWLRSPAAKKRKLVPNGPGARGKPPSSSEESSGEEEEEEAPPAKKPAKTAAVPNAKAVPTAKKAESSSEDSSDDSDSEEEKKPAKKGAKPMVKPAGTKIQPQKKAESSSSSSSDEEAPKKQPTKTAAPKSGSKAPQVATKVVNGKAASSSSSSEDSDEEKAAPKKTVPKKSPLPKPAVTQAAVKNKHAKESSSSEDSSDSSDDEKPPVKQKPKSGQYSAVPPPQATQTKKGLAKAPSKRAESSDSSDSSDEAEKVPPKGGAGKTVVAKTTPGPKTKVVSTKKAESSSDSDSDSSSEGDKKKVGSKLPAKQPVIKNTSKPAKVAVKPEQAKKDSSSSSDSSDSESSDKKTPVKPTTKAATPATKKSQPVTKKAQSSSDSDSSSSSSEDEKKKGTSAKLAGKVSKPVSKPSTPAPKASTSDSDSSSSEEEEKKPAMKPASKSPGTAKASVGKKTASSSSSSSSDSSSEEDKKPKKAGKGIQNSSKTSASKEKAKAFTPAANNLKSKPGGGSSSSSESSSEEETGKANGGTIGKKQKREDTQEPETPQSKKAKIKAKTPHTVPKVKRPASPFRRVREEEIEVDARVADNSFEAKKGAVGDWGEKANNVLKYTKGKSFRHEKTKKKRGSYRGGTISTQVNSVKFESD from the exons ATGGCGGAGCGGCGCGCGGTGCCCAGCGACCTCTTCCCTTTCGTGCTCGCGTTCCTGCGCGAGAACCGGTTCGAGGGCGCCGCGCGCGCCTTCGCCAAGGAGGCGGCGGCG AAAGAGCAGGACCCCAACGCTGCCTCGCTCCTGGACATCTTCAGCTACTGGCTCAG GTCCCCGGCGGCCAAGAAGAGAAAGCTGGTTCCGAACGGCCCCGGGGCGAGAGGGAAACCGCCCTCCAGCAGCGAGGAGAGCTccggcgaggaggaggaggaggaggcgccCCCGGCCAAGAAACCAG CTAAAACAGCAGCTGTGCCCAATGCAAAAGCTGTTCCTACAGCCAAgaaggcagagagcagcagtgagGACTCTAGTGATGATTCAGActcagaggaggagaagaagccagcaaag AAAGGCGCAAAACCCATGGTGAAGCCAGCAGGAACCAAAATCCAGCCTCAGAAAAAAGCAGAGAGTTCCAGTTCAAGCAGCTCAGATGAAGAAGCACCAAAGAAACAGCCAACAAAAACAGCAGCGCCTAAATCAG GAAGTAAAGCTCCCCAGGTGGCCACCAAGGTGGTcaatggaaaagcagcaagcagTAGCAGCAGTAGTGAAGATTctgatgaggagaaggctgcacCGAAGAAG ACTGTTCCAAAGAAATCACCTTTACCAAAACCTGCAGTCACACAAGCtgcagtgaaaaacaaacatgccAAGGAAAGTTCCAGTAGTGAGGACTCATCTGACAGCTCAGACGATGAAAAGCCACCtgtaaaacaaaagccaaagtCTG GTCAGTACAGTGCTGTACCACCGCCTCAAGCTACACAGACAAAGAAAGGCCTTGCCAAGGCTCCTTCAAAAAGGGCTGAAAGCAGTGACTCTTCAGATAGTAGTGATGAGGCAGAGAAGGTGCCCCCGAAGGGAGGAGCAG GCAAAACAGTAGTTGCTAAAACAACCCCAGGCCCCAAAACCAAAGTTGTGTCTACCAAGAAGGCTGAATCCAGTTCTGACAGTGACTCAG attCTTCCTCTGAAGGTGATAAGAAGAAGGTAGGGAGTAAGCTCCCAGCTAAACAACCTGTGATAAAGAATACTTCTAAACCAGCAAAAGTAGCTGTCAAGCCTGAACAAGCGAAGAAAGACTCCAGTTCCTCCTCAGACAGCTCAG ATTCTGAGAGCTCTGACAAGAAGACTCCTGTGAAGCCCACGACTAAAGCAGCAACCCCCGCAACAAAGAAGTCACAGCCTGTCACGAAGAAAGCACAAAGTAGCTCTGATTCAGATAGCAGCTCCAGCAGTTCTGAGgatgagaagaagaaaggcaCTTCAGCTAAATTAGCTGGCAAAGTGAGTAAACCTGTGTCCAAGCCTTCTACCCCAGCTCCCAAAGCCAGCACTTCTGATTCTGATAGCTCAAGcagtgaagaagaagaaaagaagccagCAATGAAACCAGCCAGCAAATCTCCTGGGACAGCAAAAGCATCAGTAGGGAAGAAGACGGCTTCTTCTAGTAGCAGCAGCTCATCTGATAGTTCCAGTGAAGAGGATAAGAAGCCcaagaaagcagggaaagggataCAGAACAGTTCTAAGACCAGTGcctccaaagaaaaagcaaaagcattcaCACCAGCAGCAAACAACCTGAAGTCTAAGCCAGGTGGtggcagcagtagcagcagtgaaagcagctctgaagaagAGACTGGAAAAGCCAATGGAG GCACAAttgggaagaaacagaagagggaaGATACTCAGGAGCCAGAGACACCGCAGAGTAAAAAGGCAAAGATCAAAGCAAAAACACCACATACGGTTCCCAAGGTGAAACGG ccAGCCTCTCCATTCCGCCGAGTAAGGGAAGAAGAGATTGAGGTGGATGCCCGTGTTGCTGATAACTCATTTGAAGCAAAG AAAGGAGCAGTTGGTGACTGGGGTGAGAAGGCTAACAATGTCCTGAAATACACGAAAGGCAAATCTTTCCGCCATGAGAAGACGAAGAAAAAACGAGGCAGCTATCGTGGGGGCACTATATCGACCCAAGTCAATTCCGTGAAGTTTGAAAGTGACTGA